The following proteins are encoded in a genomic region of Balaenoptera ricei isolate mBalRic1 chromosome 14, mBalRic1.hap2, whole genome shotgun sequence:
- the ACADS gene encoding short-chain specific acyl-CoA dehydrogenase, mitochondrial isoform X1, whose amino-acid sequence MAAALLARACGPVRGALRPRDWRCLHTIYQSVELPETHQMLRQTCRDFAEKELFPIAAQVDKEHRFPAAQVKKMGELGLMAMDVPEEFGGAGLDYLAYAIAMEEISRGCASTGVIMSVNNSLYLGPILKFGSKEQKKQWVTPFTSGDKIGCFALSEPGNGSDAGAAATTAWADGDSWVLSGTKAWITNSWEASAAVVFASTDRSLQNKGISAFLVPMPTPGLTLGKKEDKLGIRASSTANLIFEDCRIPKDNLLGEPGMGFKIAMQTLDMGRIGIASQALGIAQAALDCAVNYAENRTAFGAPLTKLQVIQFKLADMALALESARLLTWRAAVLKDNKRPFIKEAAMAKLAASEAATAITHQAMQILGGMGYVTEMPAERHYRDARITEIYEGTSEIQRLVIAGHLLRSYRS is encoded by the exons CTCTCCGGCCTCGGGACTGGCGTTGCTTACATACCATCTACCAGTCTGTGGAACTGCCCGAGACACACCAGATGCTTCGTCAGACGTGCCGGGACTTTGCTGAGAAGGAGCTCTTTCCCATCGCGGCCCAGGTGGACAAGGAACATCGCTTCCCGGCGGCTCAG GTGAAGAAGATGGGTGAGCTGGGGCTCATGGCCATGGATGTGCCCGAGGAGTTTGGGGGTGCCGGCCTCGATTACCTGGCCTACGCCATCGCCATGGAGGAGATCAGCCGGGGCTGCGCCTCCACTGGAGTCATCATGAGCGTCAACAAC TCCCTCTACTTGGGGCCCATCCTGAAGTTTGGCTCCAAGGAGCAGAAGAAGCAGTGGGTCACTCCTTTCACCAGCGGCGACAAAATTGGCTGCTTTGCCCTCAGTGAACCAG GGAACGGCAGCGACGCGGGGGCCGCCGCCACCACTGCCTGGGCGGACGGTGACTCGTGGGTCCTGAGTGGCACCAAAGCCTGGATCACCAACTCCTGGGAGGCCTCGGCCGCCGTGGTCTTCGCCAGCACGGACAGATCCTTGCAGAACAAG GGCATCAGTGCCTTCCTGGTTCCCATGCCAACGCCTGGGCTCACGCTAGGGAAGAAGGAAGACAAGCTGGGCATCCGGGCCTCATCCACTGCCAACCTCATCTTCGAGGACTGTCGCATCCCCAAGGACAACCTGCTGGGGGAGCCAGGGATGGGCTTCAAGATTGCCATG CAAACCCTGGACATGGGCCGCATCGGCATCgcctcccaggccctgggcatCGCCCAGGCTGCCCTCGACTGTGCTGTGAACTACGCCGAGAACCGCACGGCCTTCGGGGCGCCCCTCACCAAGCTGCAGGTCATCCAG TTCAAGTTGGCGGACATGGCCCTGGCCCTGGAGAGTGCCCGGCTGCTGACCTGGCGCGCTGCGGTGCTGAAGGATAACAAGAGGCCTTTCATCAAG GAGGCGGCAATGGCCAAGCTGGCTGCTTCGGAGGCCGCAACTGCCATCACCCACCAG GCCATGCAGATCCTGGGTGGCATGGGCTACGTGACAGAGATGCCAGCCGAGCGGCACTACCGTGACGCTCGCATCACTGAGATTTATGAAGGCACCAGTGAGATCCAGAGGCTGGTGATCGCCGGCCACCTGCTCAGGAGCTACCGGAGCTGA
- the ACADS gene encoding short-chain specific acyl-CoA dehydrogenase, mitochondrial isoform X2, whose amino-acid sequence MAAALLARACGPVRGALRPRDWRCLHTIYQSVELPETHQMLRQTCRDFAEKELFPIAAQVDKEHRFPAAQVKKMGELGLMAMDVPEEFGGAGLDYLAYAIAMEEISRGCASTGVIMSVNNSLYLGPILKFGSKEQKKQWVTPFTSGDKIGCFALSEPGNGSDAGAAATTAWADGDSWVLSGTKAWITNSWEASAAVVFASTDRSLQNKGISAFLVPMPTPGLTLGKKEDKLGIRASSTANLIFEDCRIPKDNLLGEPGMGFKIAMQTLDMGRIGIASQALGIAQAALDCAVNYAENRTAFGAPLTKLQVIQFKLADMALALESARLLTWRAAVLKDNKRPFIKVEFLTPPSPVVRRRQWPSWLLRRPQLPSPTRPCRSWVAWAT is encoded by the exons CTCTCCGGCCTCGGGACTGGCGTTGCTTACATACCATCTACCAGTCTGTGGAACTGCCCGAGACACACCAGATGCTTCGTCAGACGTGCCGGGACTTTGCTGAGAAGGAGCTCTTTCCCATCGCGGCCCAGGTGGACAAGGAACATCGCTTCCCGGCGGCTCAG GTGAAGAAGATGGGTGAGCTGGGGCTCATGGCCATGGATGTGCCCGAGGAGTTTGGGGGTGCCGGCCTCGATTACCTGGCCTACGCCATCGCCATGGAGGAGATCAGCCGGGGCTGCGCCTCCACTGGAGTCATCATGAGCGTCAACAAC TCCCTCTACTTGGGGCCCATCCTGAAGTTTGGCTCCAAGGAGCAGAAGAAGCAGTGGGTCACTCCTTTCACCAGCGGCGACAAAATTGGCTGCTTTGCCCTCAGTGAACCAG GGAACGGCAGCGACGCGGGGGCCGCCGCCACCACTGCCTGGGCGGACGGTGACTCGTGGGTCCTGAGTGGCACCAAAGCCTGGATCACCAACTCCTGGGAGGCCTCGGCCGCCGTGGTCTTCGCCAGCACGGACAGATCCTTGCAGAACAAG GGCATCAGTGCCTTCCTGGTTCCCATGCCAACGCCTGGGCTCACGCTAGGGAAGAAGGAAGACAAGCTGGGCATCCGGGCCTCATCCACTGCCAACCTCATCTTCGAGGACTGTCGCATCCCCAAGGACAACCTGCTGGGGGAGCCAGGGATGGGCTTCAAGATTGCCATG CAAACCCTGGACATGGGCCGCATCGGCATCgcctcccaggccctgggcatCGCCCAGGCTGCCCTCGACTGTGCTGTGAACTACGCCGAGAACCGCACGGCCTTCGGGGCGCCCCTCACCAAGCTGCAGGTCATCCAG TTCAAGTTGGCGGACATGGCCCTGGCCCTGGAGAGTGCCCGGCTGCTGACCTGGCGCGCTGCGGTGCTGAAGGATAACAAGAGGCCTTTCATCAAG GTCGAGTTTCTGACGCCACCATCCCCTGTGGTTAGGAGGCGGCAATGGCCAAGCTGGCTGCTTCGGAGGCCGCAACTGCCATCACCCACCAG GCCATGCAGATCCTGGGTGGCATGGGCTACGTGA